The Moorena producens PAL-8-15-08-1 genomic interval GTAATCTTGGTAGACAGATTAGCTGCTAAATCACTAATCAGCTTGGCTTGGTTACCGCTATCACTGGTAGCATCTCCCCGCATCAAACAAAATGTCCGATTAAAGGCTACGTTCTTAATCCCAACTTCGGTACTATTACTACGAGGATAGGGAACAATCAACTCCCCAAAACTCAACTTATACTCGTCGCTATCGATATAAGAATCGATGTCTGCCTCGTAGCCAGCAGTGTTATAAATTAGAACGTGTTCGGCAATTTCTGTCTGATCCTGGGGAGCACGACCTAGAAAATGCTTGTAGTTGAGCTCAATGAAACGATACTGGGAAGCAGAATCAAAAAACAGGGACTTGTACAAGTCTGATTTAGCGACCATGCGTACAAAGCCCCGTACACTGATCTCCCCATTCCGCAGCATCGATTCAGCGCTAGTTAAGCGATCGCATTCCAGCAAGTGTGGGTTACCTAGAACCTGTTTGTAAACTGCGCGAATTACTGTCTGCAGATCATCTTCTGTTGCACCAGGACGCAACTCTACCGGGTCAGCATCCATTACCCAAAGTGACATTTAAATTCCTCCTAAATTCTTTGCTCAAATTTAGCTGACTGACACAGCTATTCACTTATCAGTTACCAGTTATCAGTTATCAGTTACCAGTTTTTTTTTTACTGATATAGCACTACGCATTAAGGTGTTTGACATTGATACAAGCAGCAAAAGCTGTTTTAGTGAACTTTTGCCTCTTGCCTCTTGCCTCTTGCCTTGCGCGTAGCACTATAACTGATAACCGGGCTACTCGATCAATTTAACTCAGTAATACTGAGAATCTTGCCACCGCTTTTATGAATACTCTGAACTTGTTCAGAGAGTTGATCGTAGCTAACCTGATAGTTCAGCTTGCTATACTTATTCAACCGGGCAGCACCAGCACATGTGGAAACAGCAATCTGGTAACGCTTGCCAGTGTTGCCATAACCTGCACCATTTCCAATCGCTGGAGCCTTAACTTTTGGAGATAGATTACTAGCTACAGATGTGATTAGCTGAGCTGGTTTTCCACTATCACTGGTCGGAGCACCTCGCAGTAAGGAGAACATCCGATTAAAGCCCACATTCTTAATCCCCAATTGGCTACTAATGCTGCGGGGGTAGGGAACCACGTCCTCGCCAAAATTCTGGAGATATTCGTCACTATCGATATAGGAATCGATTTCAGCCTCATAACCCTGTTCATTGTAAAGGCTGACGTGCTCAGAGATTTCCGCTTGATCTAGGGGAGCACGACCCAGCAAATGTTTGCAATTAAGTTCAATGAACCGATAGGGCGAAGACCCCTGGAAAAATCGGGATTGATACAGGGATGATTGAGCGACCATGCGCACAAAGCCACGGACAGTAATATCCCCATTGCGCAACATTGATTCCCCATTAGCGAGTCGCTCGCTCTCCATCAGATGGGCATTGCCCAAAACTTGCTTGTAAACAGCTCGAATTACCGTTTGTAAATCATCTTCAGTGGAAAAAGGCTGTAATTTTAATGGATCACCTTCAAAGGCATCCAAGCCTAGAACAGCTGACCGAGTTAAATTTCCCATTTTTATCTCTCCTTTAAAACTTCCGAAAAGACAAAACCCCAGATATTAGGAGATTTCTGTAATGCTGACGATTGTTCCGCTAGTGCGATTAATCCGCTGAATTTGGGGTGTCATCTTGCTGCCAGGAACAATGTACTCAGTGGTACTACGACGGCGACGACCGCTGTACATCGCACCCCGGACAACAATTTTGAACGTCTTTTCGGTAGCATCAGCATAAGCGGCCGCACGACAACCTGCCAGTGGCACAATTTCGCTGGTGCTATTGGTGGCAACTGCTTCTACCAAGCAAGAGCTTTTTATGGAGCTATCAATTTCTGGACGACCCCTTACCAAGCAGAGGGTACGGTTATAGCCCACTTGCTTTTGGCCGATTTGGCTACTAGCACCAAAATAGTAGGGTACGATATTCTCCCCAAACTTAACTTGGTACTCCTCACTATTGATGTAAGAATCAATCTCAGCATCGTAACCTTGCTCAATACAGATGCGGATGTGTTCCGAAATTTCTGTTTGATCTAGGGGAGCACGACCCAATAAATGCTTAAAGTTCAGCTCAATAAATCGGTAGGGCGCACAGGATTCAAAATACCGAGCGCGATAGAAATCTGATTTGGCCACAGCCCGGACAAATTCCCTGACACTGATGCTGCCATCGCATAATTGCGATTCAGCACTCACTAGCCGCTCGCTCTCCATAATGTGGGGGTTGCCCAAAACTTGACGATAAACTGCCCGAATTACAGCTTGTACTTCATCAATGCCGCTAGTGGGCCATAGTTCAAAGATGGTATCTGAATCTATACCAAACTTGGCAGTAGGCGCTGTACTGACCATTTAAATTTCTCCTTGCAAAAAACTTATTCAAAATAGAGGGAATTTTCCTTCCCAAAACAAAGTAACCAACCCTTCATTGAACTGCACCTCTACCTTCTTTGGCAGCAAGCCAACTAGTTTGCTGCCAAAGTACGCAGAAATACACGAACTTTTCCAGATTAGAAACGTTTGAATCCCGATTGAATCCTAATTACACAACGGTGATGCTTGCAATCACGCCACCCTGCTTATGAATCCGCTGGTACTCTTTGGAGAGCTGATCAAACGGAACCAGGTATACCTGATTACTGCGCCGGAATTTGGATACCCGATTCACTGCACCAGGGGACTTATAGCCAGTTACCTCAATGCGGTACACCTTACCTTCAGCAGTAGCTCCAGCACCATGACGAGTTCTGGCACCCAATGGCGTCTCTTGGAAAGACCAGCCAGATACACCACCAGATGGGGGAATCACTGCTGTAGGAATTTCTTGAATTACATTCTTATTGAGACAGGGACTATTGCCAGCCAAGCTCCCTTTGAAGTCGCTACTAGAGGCTCCTCGCAACAGTTGGAACATGTGGGTAAACCCAACCATCTTCTTGCCTGTTTGGGTTTTGTAGCCCCGGTAGAAGGGAACCGTGTCTTCCCCATAAACTTCCTGGTACTCGTCACTGTCGAGGTAGGAATCAATCTCTGCCTCGAAGCCTCCTTCATCCCAGATAATACTGTGAGCCTTCATCTCATCGAAGCCATCGGGAGCCCGACCAAGTAAATGTTTGAAATTCAGCTCAATTACGCGGTAGCGGGGGGCTTTGTCGAAAAACCGGGAGCTGTAAGCATCCGATTTAGCTACTGCCCGCACAAATTCCCGAACGCTTAGTTCACCTAGTTTGAACTGAGACTCTGGGACAGCCAGTCGCTCACTTTCCATGACATAAGCATTGCCCAATACTTGCCGATAGACCGCCCGAATCACGGCCTCAGCGTCCTCGCTTGAGATACCTGGCCAGACTTCGATTGGATCTGTGTCTTCAAATAGGCCGACACCTAGCTGTGATGCTGGTCCGAATGCCGCCATTAACAGATTCTCCTAGATAGCAACAAATTTTTTAATCAGGTTTTTCTCAGGGTGTTTAAAAAACTTTACAAGCTTTTAAACAACAACATAACCTCGAGCTCGACTCCTGATTAAGGAATCTTGGGAGCTCATAGCTCCTGTGAGCGAGATTATGTCAGTGTTTTACACCTTCACACCTTCATTTATACAATGCCCTGATCACCCTAAATTATCAAGATTTGTAAACTTCTAGGATTCTCTGTGATTGAAACTGACGATTATCTTAGAAATTATGAATTATAAAATATTACTTATGAAATATCGAAATTTTTGGATTATAGGGAACAGGGAACAGCGGATCTGGGCACAGGGAACAGCGGATCTGGGAACATAAAAAAAATATCTGTACCTCATAAATATGAGAACAGCTAGATTTCTGATTTTTTTTAAGCTACCCTAGACCGAACACCCAGGGCGAACAACCTTGGCCAAAAGGCCACGGGTGCGCGTTCAACCTTCAACCCTTCAACCCTTCAACCCTTCAACCTTTAACCCTTCAATCCTTCAACCCTTCAATCCTTCAACCTTGGCCTTTGGCCACGGGTGCGCGTTCAACCTTTCTGAATTTGTGCGATCGCTACCTTGACCAGTTGGCGAATTTCCTCTCGGTCATCGG includes:
- a CDS encoding phycobilisome rod-core linker polypeptide; translated protein: MGNLTRSAVLGLDAFEGDPLKLQPFSTEDDLQTVIRAVYKQVLGNAHLMESERLANGESMLRNGDITVRGFVRMVAQSSLYQSRFFQGSSPYRFIELNCKHLLGRAPLDQAEISEHVSLYNEQGYEAEIDSYIDSDEYLQNFGEDVVPYPRSISSQLGIKNVGFNRMFSLLRGAPTSDSGKPAQLITSVASNLSPKVKAPAIGNGAGYGNTGKRYQIAVSTCAGAARLNKYSKLNYQVSYDQLSEQVQSIHKSGGKILSITELN
- a CDS encoding phycobilisome rod-core linker polypeptide — its product is MSLWVMDADPVELRPGATEDDLQTVIRAVYKQVLGNPHLLECDRLTSAESMLRNGEISVRGFVRMVAKSDLYKSLFFDSASQYRFIELNYKHFLGRAPQDQTEIAEHVLIYNTAGYEADIDSYIDSDEYKLSFGELIVPYPRSNSTEVGIKNVAFNRTFCLMRGDATSDSGNQAKLISDLAANLSTKITAPVGGSGTYANKGKRFKITVTKAGVGPRFKRSKTTYEVGYDQLSARIQNMHKMGSKIVSITEIG
- a CDS encoding phycobilisome rod-core linker polypeptide, whose protein sequence is MVSTAPTAKFGIDSDTIFELWPTSGIDEVQAVIRAVYRQVLGNPHIMESERLVSAESQLCDGSISVREFVRAVAKSDFYRARYFESCAPYRFIELNFKHLLGRAPLDQTEISEHIRICIEQGYDAEIDSYINSEEYQVKFGENIVPYYFGASSQIGQKQVGYNRTLCLVRGRPEIDSSIKSSCLVEAVATNSTSEIVPLAGCRAAAYADATEKTFKIVVRGAMYSGRRRRSTTEYIVPGSKMTPQIQRINRTSGTIVSITEIS
- a CDS encoding phycobilisome linker polypeptide; this encodes MAAFGPASQLGVGLFEDTDPIEVWPGISSEDAEAVIRAVYRQVLGNAYVMESERLAVPESQFKLGELSVREFVRAVAKSDAYSSRFFDKAPRYRVIELNFKHLLGRAPDGFDEMKAHSIIWDEGGFEAEIDSYLDSDEYQEVYGEDTVPFYRGYKTQTGKKMVGFTHMFQLLRGASSSDFKGSLAGNSPCLNKNVIQEIPTAVIPPSGGVSGWSFQETPLGARTRHGAGATAEGKVYRIEVTGYKSPGAVNRVSKFRRSNQVYLVPFDQLSKEYQRIHKQGGVIASITVV